One window of the Desulforegulaceae bacterium genome contains the following:
- the frr gene encoding ribosome recycling factor: MINEVLKDTKDKMKKTLETLNQELLKVRTGRASTGLVDSVVVEYYGARTPLNQLASITVPESRLVVIQPWDATAIKEIEKAILKANIGITPSSDGKLVRLSIPPLTEERRKEIVRQVNKICEDYKVGVRNVRRDSNESLKTFKSDGDISEDEMFRGQDEVQKLTDSHIKEIDEVNKAKEKEILEF; encoded by the coding sequence ATGATTAACGAAGTTCTAAAAGATACAAAAGACAAAATGAAAAAAACTCTTGAAACTCTTAACCAGGAACTTCTTAAAGTAAGAACAGGAAGAGCTTCAACAGGTCTTGTTGATTCAGTTGTTGTAGAATATTATGGAGCAAGAACTCCTCTAAATCAGCTTGCTTCAATAACTGTTCCAGAAAGTAGACTTGTTGTTATCCAGCCCTGGGATGCCACTGCCATTAAAGAAATTGAAAAAGCTATATTAAAGGCAAATATTGGTATTACACCTTCAAGCGACGGAAAGCTTGTCAGGCTTTCAATTCCTCCTCTTACAGAAGAAAGAAGAAAAGAAATTGTAAGACAGGTAAACAAGATCTGTGAAGATTATAAAGTTGGTGTAAGAAATGTGAGAAGAGACTCAAATGAAAGTTTAAAAACTTTTAAAAGTGATGGTGACATTTCAGAAGATGAGATGTTTAGAGGTCAGGATGAAGTTCAAAAGCTTACAGATTCCCATATCAAAGAAATTGATGAGGTGAACAAAGCCAAGGAAAAGGAAATTCTTGAATTCTAA
- the tsf gene encoding translation elongation factor Ts: MAEISAQMVKELRDKSGAGIMDCKQALKECGGDIEKSVDFLRTKGLATAQKKAGRDASEGRIESYIHMGGKIGVLVEVNCETDFVAKNDDFIEFCKNLAMHIAASAPEAIVPEDLSKDLCDRERKVYEEQVREMGKPENIISKIVDGKMEKFYKDACLLTQPYVKDPKVSVQDVLTELIAKMGENIVVKNFSRFQIGG; encoded by the coding sequence ATGGCAGAAATTAGTGCTCAGATGGTTAAAGAGCTACGTGATAAAAGCGGTGCAGGAATAATGGACTGTAAGCAGGCCTTGAAGGAATGTGGAGGAGATATAGAAAAATCAGTTGATTTCCTTCGGACAAAAGGGCTTGCAACAGCTCAGAAAAAAGCTGGAAGAGATGCTTCAGAAGGAAGAATTGAATCATATATCCATATGGGCGGTAAAATCGGGGTTCTTGTGGAAGTAAATTGTGAAACTGATTTTGTTGCAAAAAATGATGATTTTATTGAGTTTTGTAAAAATTTGGCAATGCATATTGCAGCAAGTGCACCTGAAGCAATAGTTCCTGAAGATCTTTCTAAAGATTTGTGCGATAGAGAAAGAAAAGTTTATGAAGAGCAGGTAAGGGAAATGGGCAAGCCTGAAAATATTATTTCCAAAATTGTAGACGGTAAAATGGAAAAATTCTACAAAGATGCCTGCCTTCTAACTCAGCCCTATGTAAAAGATCCTAAGGTTTCAGTACAAGATGTACTTACTGAACTTATTGCAAAAATGGGTGAAAATATAGTTGTCAAAAATTTTTCCAGATTCCAGATTGGAGGCTGA
- the pyrH gene encoding UMP kinase has protein sequence MAEPKFGRVLLKLSGEALMGDKGYGLCPDTLKYVASELEELYNKNVEVAVVVGGGNIFRGIAAGTYGMDRAPADYMGMLATVMNSLALQNALERRGIPTRVQSAIFMDEVAEPFILRRAVRHLEKKRIVIFGAGTGSPYFTTDTAAVLRAHEIHAQILLKATKVDGVYDKDPEENPDAVMYKNLTYMDVLEKQLKVMDMTAISLAMDHDLPLCVFKLRQKGAIDSIISGTQVGTIIRNNSKG, from the coding sequence TTGGCTGAACCAAAATTTGGAAGAGTTCTTCTCAAATTAAGCGGTGAGGCACTTATGGGTGACAAGGGCTATGGTTTATGCCCTGACACCCTTAAATATGTTGCTTCCGAGCTGGAAGAACTTTACAATAAAAATGTTGAAGTTGCAGTGGTTGTAGGCGGAGGAAACATATTTAGAGGGATTGCAGCAGGAACCTACGGAATGGACAGAGCTCCTGCTGATTATATGGGAATGCTTGCAACTGTGATGAATAGCCTGGCATTGCAGAACGCCTTGGAAAGAAGAGGGATTCCCACAAGAGTTCAAAGTGCAATTTTTATGGATGAGGTTGCAGAACCCTTTATTTTAAGAAGAGCTGTTAGGCATTTGGAAAAGAAAAGAATAGTGATTTTTGGTGCAGGAACAGGGAGTCCATATTTTACAACAGATACAGCAGCAGTATTAAGGGCCCATGAAATTCATGCCCAGATTCTTTTAAAAGCTACAAAGGTTGACGGAGTTTACGATAAGGATCCTGAAGAAAATCCTGATGCTGTAATGTATAAAAACCTTACCTATATGGATGTGCTTGAAAAACAGCTTAAAGTTATGGATATGACAGCAATTTCACTTGCCATGGATCATGATCTTCCTCTATGTGTTTTTAAATTGAGACAAAAAGGTGCCATTGACAGTATAATTTCGGGAACTCAGGTGGGCACTATCATAAGAAATAACAGCAAAGGATAA
- the dxr gene encoding 1-deoxy-D-xylulose-5-phosphate reductoisomerase yields MKKIAVLGSTGSIGVNTLDIVRRFPDKFEIISLCCKSNIDLLIEQIKEFRPKIASIFEKKDADELKSRLGSRFDTKIVFGDQGYCESVSQSEIDVVVSAIVGSAGLKPTIQAIYSNKDIALANKESLVAAGDIVINEAKKRNLKILPIDSEHSAIFQCLEGNQKQEVAKIFLTASGGPFRTKDISEFKNITPSEALNHPTWSMGAKISIDSATLMNKGLEVIEACFLFDISPEMIEVVVHPQSIVHSMVGYVDGSIIAQLGKPDMREAILYSLSWPERFKTDFGFPDFSKLDLNFEKPDFEKFKSLKLAFESALIRKSMPCVMNAANEEAVCAFLNKKIRFDQIPYIVEKVMEAHEVFVFSSIEDVFYADKSARTKAFEYINSI; encoded by the coding sequence ATGAAAAAAATTGCAGTTCTTGGCTCAACTGGTTCCATTGGTGTTAATACTCTTGATATTGTCAGGAGATTTCCTGATAAGTTTGAGATAATTTCTCTTTGCTGTAAATCAAACATTGACCTTTTAATCGAGCAGATAAAAGAATTCAGGCCAAAGATTGCATCGATTTTTGAAAAAAAAGACGCAGATGAGCTAAAATCAAGGCTGGGAAGCAGGTTTGACACAAAAATTGTTTTTGGAGATCAAGGCTATTGTGAATCTGTATCTCAAAGTGAAATTGATGTTGTGGTTTCAGCAATAGTTGGAAGTGCAGGATTAAAGCCCACAATTCAAGCAATTTATTCAAATAAAGATATTGCCCTTGCAAATAAGGAGTCTCTTGTTGCTGCAGGAGACATTGTTATAAATGAAGCAAAAAAAAGAAATCTTAAAATACTTCCCATTGACAGTGAACACAGTGCAATTTTTCAATGTTTGGAAGGCAATCAGAAACAAGAGGTTGCAAAAATATTTCTTACGGCTTCAGGAGGGCCTTTCAGAACAAAGGATATTTCAGAATTTAAAAACATAACTCCATCAGAAGCTTTGAATCATCCAACCTGGTCAATGGGGGCAAAAATTTCAATAGATTCTGCTACCTTAATGAACAAGGGACTGGAAGTTATTGAGGCTTGTTTTCTTTTTGACATTTCTCCTGAAATGATAGAAGTTGTTGTCCATCCTCAATCAATTGTTCATTCAATGGTTGGCTATGTTGACGGAAGCATAATTGCTCAGCTGGGAAAGCCTGATATGAGAGAGGCAATTTTATATTCACTTTCATGGCCTGAAAGATTTAAAACAGATTTTGGATTTCCTGATTTTTCCAAGCTTGACTTAAATTTTGAAAAACCTGACTTTGAAAAATTCAAATCACTCAAGCTTGCTTTTGAATCAGCATTAATTAGAAAGTCAATGCCTTGTGTGATGAATGCGGCAAATGAAGAGGCTGTTTGTGCCTTTTTAAACAAAAAAATCAGGTTTGATCAAATTCCTTATATTGTAGAAAAAGTAATGGAAGCCCATGAAGTCTTTGTTTTTTCATCTATTGAAGACGTCTTTTATGCAGATAAATCTGCAAGAACCAAGGCTTTTGAATACATCAACTCAATCTAA
- a CDS encoding isoprenyl transferase, with protein sequence MNSKRENFLKKYSLSKENFPVHIAVIMDGNGRWAKKRLMNRVKGHEKGADAIRGIVELSREIGVKNLSLYAFSTENWNRPKTEVSALMNLLDRFIKNERSNFLENDIRLNAFGELEKLPKKVLNNLKALMEETSSNSTMCLNLCLSYGGRNEIVHSVRKIAEKVENKLLKPEEITDETISENLYTKGFPDPDLLIRTSGEMRLSNFMMWQLSYSELFFTKTLWPDFSKEEFIEIIRQFQTRDRRFGKV encoded by the coding sequence TTGAATTCTAAAAGAGAAAATTTTTTAAAAAAATACTCCCTTTCAAAGGAAAACTTCCCTGTCCATATTGCTGTGATAATGGACGGTAACGGAAGGTGGGCCAAAAAAAGGCTGATGAACAGAGTCAAGGGGCATGAAAAAGGTGCAGATGCGATCCGGGGAATAGTTGAGCTTTCCAGGGAAATCGGTGTTAAAAATCTAAGCCTTTATGCTTTTTCCACAGAAAATTGGAATAGGCCTAAAACTGAAGTATCTGCTCTCATGAACCTTCTTGACAGGTTTATAAAAAATGAAAGAAGTAATTTTTTAGAAAATGACATAAGGCTCAATGCCTTTGGCGAACTTGAAAAGTTACCCAAAAAAGTATTGAACAATCTCAAGGCTTTGATGGAAGAAACCAGTTCAAATTCAACCATGTGTCTTAATCTTTGCTTGAGCTATGGAGGAAGGAACGAGATTGTTCATTCTGTAAGAAAAATTGCAGAAAAAGTTGAAAATAAACTTTTAAAGCCTGAAGAAATAACCGATGAAACAATTTCAGAAAATTTATACACAAAAGGCTTTCCAGATCCTGACCTTCTTATAAGAACCAGCGGAGAAATGAGGCTTAGCAATTTTATGATGTGGCAGCTTTCTTACTCAGAGCTTTTTTTTACAAAAACACTTTGGCCTGACTTTTCAAAGGAAGAATTCATTGAAATAATAAGACAGTTTCAGACAAGAGACAGAAGATTTGGAAAAGTTTAA
- the rseP gene encoding RIP metalloprotease RseP, translating into MVTIISFVIVLGILIFVHEFGHFIAARLCGVGVEKFSIGFGPKVIGWKSGETHYMISAIPLGGYVKMVGEEPDTELSEEEKKYSFTHKEVWKKFIIVAAGPFFNFFLAIILYFGLFMFYGSYFYPPVIGEVTPNTPSYGKLLTGDEILSVNDKKISSWTELEKNIEKSNGKDILLKAKRGNDLKEIVLKPVLLDSESLFGEKEKKYSLGVKPYLPSIIGRVAPDSPASKAGVNPEDRIVEINSKKIFTWYDVSKAISDSDSAIEIVFERNGERIRKTIEPEIKELKDHLGKPFERRLIGVGAKNITINKKLGPVSAMAESLSQTWKVIELTFVGIVKLINGSISKDNLGGPIMIAQMAGDQAKQGLTSFLVFISLISINLGLLNLLPVPVLDGGHLMFFLIEMVTRKPVSIKVRETAQQIGLFLLLTLMVFAFYNDILRLFSN; encoded by the coding sequence ATGGTTACAATTATTTCTTTTGTAATAGTTCTTGGTATTTTAATTTTTGTACATGAATTCGGACATTTTATAGCAGCAAGATTATGCGGGGTTGGTGTTGAAAAATTTTCAATAGGGTTTGGCCCTAAAGTGATTGGATGGAAAAGCGGGGAAACCCACTATATGATTTCAGCAATCCCCCTTGGCGGTTATGTAAAAATGGTTGGAGAAGAGCCAGACACTGAATTAAGTGAAGAAGAAAAAAAATATTCATTTACCCATAAGGAAGTATGGAAAAAGTTTATAATTGTAGCAGCCGGTCCTTTTTTTAATTTTTTTCTTGCCATAATTTTATATTTTGGGCTTTTTATGTTTTACGGAAGCTATTTTTATCCCCCTGTAATAGGTGAAGTTACACCAAATACTCCTTCCTATGGAAAACTTTTGACTGGAGATGAGATTTTGTCAGTTAATGATAAAAAAATAAGCTCATGGACTGAACTAGAAAAAAATATTGAAAAATCAAATGGAAAAGATATTCTTTTAAAGGCAAAAAGGGGAAATGATTTAAAAGAAATAGTTTTAAAACCTGTTCTTCTTGATTCTGAATCTTTATTTGGAGAAAAGGAAAAAAAATATTCCCTGGGAGTAAAACCCTATCTTCCTTCTATTATTGGAAGAGTTGCTCCTGATTCACCTGCTTCAAAGGCTGGTGTCAATCCTGAAGACAGGATTGTTGAGATAAATTCAAAAAAAATATTTACCTGGTATGATGTTTCTAAAGCAATTTCTGATTCAGACTCGGCAATTGAAATTGTTTTTGAAAGAAACGGGGAAAGAATAAGAAAAACAATTGAGCCTGAAATAAAGGAATTAAAAGATCATTTAGGAAAACCTTTTGAAAGAAGGCTGATTGGAGTTGGAGCAAAAAATATAACAATAAATAAAAAATTAGGACCTGTTTCAGCCATGGCCGAAAGTTTAAGCCAGACATGGAAGGTAATTGAGCTTACTTTTGTTGGTATAGTAAAATTAATAAACGGCTCAATTTCAAAGGATAACCTTGGCGGTCCTATTATGATTGCTCAAATGGCAGGAGATCAGGCTAAGCAGGGACTGACAAGTTTTTTGGTTTTTATTTCGCTTATAAGTATAAATCTTGGTCTTTTGAATCTTTTACCTGTGCCTGTCCTTGATGGTGGACATCTTATGTTTTTTTTAATAGAAATGGTGACAAGAAAGCCAGTAAGCATAAAAGTAAGAGAAACTGCCCAGCAGATTGGACTTTTTCTTCTTCTCACGCTGATGGTTTTTGCTTTTTATAATGATATCTTAAGGTTGTTTTCAAATTAA
- a CDS encoding phosphatidate cytidylyltransferase, whose translation MESSHKNRWITALFALPLLVLLILKGGAFLFSIFLFFVSAIGFYEWQKITDSKHYSLEKFRNIPFFLIPVLYFSSFFSISVHILFAIFSIGIVLFFLLKSFDGTEAHFKGSLYTLSGFIYTSFFLSFASRIMIETGPRGVFFLLIAVFASDTGAFYAGRKFGKNKLMENVSPKKTIEGFVGGFFLSVLAAVICRFLFFQELPFVNALFCGLCAGAIVPLGDLFESMTKRVFGIKDSGNILPGHGGILDRVDGLLFAVPVFYILYIF comes from the coding sequence GTGGAAAGTTCGCACAAAAATCGTTGGATCACTGCTTTATTTGCCCTGCCTCTCCTGGTATTGCTGATTTTAAAAGGAGGGGCTTTTTTATTTAGTATTTTTCTTTTTTTTGTTTCAGCTATAGGTTTTTATGAATGGCAGAAAATCACTGATAGCAAACATTATTCCCTTGAAAAATTTAGAAATATCCCTTTTTTCTTAATTCCGGTTCTTTACTTTTCATCTTTTTTTTCAATATCTGTTCATATCCTTTTCGCAATCTTTTCAATCGGAATTGTTCTTTTTTTTCTTTTAAAAAGCTTTGACGGAACAGAAGCTCATTTTAAAGGAAGTCTTTATACTTTAAGCGGATTTATTTATACATCGTTTTTTTTATCTTTTGCCTCAAGAATAATGATAGAAACAGGACCAAGAGGAGTGTTTTTTCTTTTGATTGCAGTTTTTGCATCTGATACAGGTGCTTTTTACGCTGGCAGAAAATTTGGTAAAAATAAGCTTATGGAAAATGTAAGCCCCAAAAAAACAATTGAAGGTTTTGTCGGTGGTTTTTTCTTGTCAGTTTTGGCAGCAGTAATTTGCAGATTTCTTTTTTTCCAGGAGCTGCCTTTTGTTAATGCTTTATTTTGCGGTCTTTGTGCAGGAGCTATTGTTCCTCTTGGAGATCTCTTTGAATCAATGACAAAAAGAGTGTTTGGAATTAAAGATTCTGGTAATATTCTGCCCGGTCATGGAGGAATCCTTGATAGAGTTGACGGTCTTTTATTTGCTGTGCCTGTGTTTTATATTCTTTATATTTTTTAA